From the Pangasianodon hypophthalmus isolate fPanHyp1 chromosome 17, fPanHyp1.pri, whole genome shotgun sequence genome, one window contains:
- the gmcl1 gene encoding germ cell-less protein-like 1 — translation MGSLGSRFQAAPHRLSETPQPRCAGSTHACECKKRKRSSHCECDSEPEEEDSLLDTPCRKKLKSTSKYIYQTLFLNGENSDIRICALGQEWNLHKVYLCQSGYFSSMFSGSWKESNMMVIQLEIPDQNIDTEALQVVFGSLYRDDVLIKPSRVVSILAAACMLQLDGLIQQCGETMKENISVKTVCGFYAAANMYGLDSVTKKCLEWLLNNLMTHQNVDLMKELGVEIIEQLIQSSDLFVMQVEMDVYTALKKWMFLQLNPSWDGPIKQLLVDADTWLCKRRSELGEEEPFLCTEQGSPFTPVFRHVRLQYIINDLASARILERDNIIPPDWLSRIYKQQWFAMLRTEHDNDNGPQEANKEEFEQNSMRCGRKLNKDGDYCWRWTGFNYGFDLLVTYTNRFIVFKRNTLSQPCGGAVSLQPRRHLAFRLRLASFDSCGKLICSRSTGYQLLTLEKDQEYVVMNLDSRLLSFPLYVCCNFLYTSPSPERRVDTGESESSTRSKS, via the exons ATGGGGTCGCTCGGGAGTCGTTTTCAAGCCGCTCCCCACCGCCTCAGCGAGACGCCGCAACCTCGCTGTGCAGGAAGCACACACGCCTGTGAGTGCAAGAAGAGGAAACGAAGCTCACACTGCGAATGTGACAGTGAGCCAGAGGAAGAGGACAGTCTGCTGGACACACCgtgcag GAAAAAGCTGAAAAGCACGTCTAAGTACATTTATCAGACGCTGTTCCTGAACGGGGAGAACAGCGACATCCGGATCTGTGCGCTCGGCCAGGAGTGGAACCTGCACAAAGTTTACCTGTGTCAG TCGGGATACTTCTCCAGCATGTTCAGTGGCTCCTGGAAGGAATCCAACATGATGGTCATCCAGTTGGAGATCCCAGATCAGAATATCGACACAGAAG ctcttcAGGTGGTGTTTGGCTCCCTCTACAGGGACGACGTTCTGATCAAACCCAGCCGAGTTGTCAGTATCCTGGCTGCTGCCTGCATGCTCCAGCTG gatggGCTAATCCAGCAGTGTGGTGAAACCATGAAGGAGAACATTAGTGTGAAGACGGTGTGTGGCTTCTATGCCGCTGCTAACATGTACGGCCTGGACTCTGTCACAAAGAA GTGTTTGGAGTGGCTGCTCAATAACCTGATGACCCATCAAAATGTGGACCTCATGAAGGAGCTGGG GGTTGAAATCATCGAGCAGCTGATTCAGTCATCAGATCTTTTTGTCATGCAAGTGGAGATGGACGTGTACACTGCTCTGAAGAAG tggatgttcctgcagctcaaTCCGTCATGGGATGGTCCCATTAAGCAGCTTCTGGTCGATGCAGATACGTGGCTCTGTAAAAGAAGAAGTG AGCTGGGAGAGGAGGAGCCATTTCTGTGCACGGAGCAGGGCTCACCTTTTACCCCCGTCTTCAGACATGTCCGCCTGCAGTACATCATCAACGACCTGGCCTCGGCCCGCATCCTCGAGAGGGATAACATCATTCCACCCG ACTGGTTGTCCAGGATATACAAGCAGCAGTGGTTCGCCATGCTTCGAACAGAGCATGACAATGACAACGG ACCCCAAGAGGCCAATAAGGAGGAATTTGAACAGAACAGCATGCGCTGCGGTCGAAAGCTAAACAAAGATGGAGAT TACTGCTGGAGATGGACAGGTTTTAATTACGGGTTCGATCTGCTGGTCACCTACACCAACCGCTTCATTGTGTTCAAGAGGAATACGCTCAGTCAGCCGTGCGGGGGTGCGGTCAGCCTACAGCCACGACGACACCTTGCTTTCAG GTTACGGCTCGCGTCGTTCGACAGCTGTGGCAAACTGATCTGCAGCCGCTCTACAGGCTACCAGCTGCTCACTCTGGAGAAAGATCAG gagtacGTGGTGATGAACCTGGACAGCCGTCTCCTGTCTTTCCCACTCTACGTCTGCTGTAACTTCCTGTACACTTCCCCCTCCCCCGAGCGCCGGGTCGACACCGGCGAATCAGAAAGCAGCACCCGCAGCAAGTCGTGA
- the fam136a gene encoding protein FAM136A: protein MAEAQQARVQHAVEEMVQSLERDHIRKMQGRMFRCSAECCERTTDSMSQVHECIDRCHTPLAKAQGLVTTELEKFQDRLTRCTMHCNDKAKDLFDSGAKEPAVRALMDKCVGSCVDDHLNLLPSMTRRLKENLESIPQ from the exons atgGCGGAGGCGCAGCAAGCCCGAGTGCAGCACGCGGTGGAGGAGATGGTGCAGAGTCTGGAGCGGGATCACATCCGGAAAATGCAG GGCCGGATGTTCCGGTGCAGTGCAGAATGCTGCGAGCGCACGACAGACTCTATGAGTCAGGTTCATGAGTGTATAGATCGCTGCCACACACCTCTGGCTAAAGCGCAGGGACTGGTCACTACTGAGCTGGAAAAGTTTCAG GATCGTCTCACACGATGCACTATGCACTGCAACGATAAAGCCAAAGACCTGTTCGACTCGGGGGCAAAGGAGCCTGCAGTGCGCGCTCTCATGGATAAGTGCGTGGGCAGCTGCGTGGACGATCACCTCAACCTGCTGCCCAGTATGACACGGCGACTGAAGGAGAACCTCGAGTCTATACCACAGTGA
- the pcyox1 gene encoding prenylcysteine oxidase 1, with the protein MSMRTLAFKALLFLVLCQAGQQGLASASEQREPPKKIAIVGAGIGGTSAAYFLRQEFGPSVKIDVYEAGTVGGRLATENIDGHDYETGGSLIHPLNLHMKHFVDRLGLSFRAGVPSKMAIFDGKGLMFEESDWFIVNFLRMLWHYGFNSLRMHMWVEGILDKVMRIYQYQQFGYSFSSVERLLHAMGGDEVLALLNQTLEEAMLAQGFSQAFINEIVTPISRASYHQSVRLHAFVGSVALSCADSGLWAVDGGNKRVCSGLLYHSKAELIPARVTNIAIKTRPSKSGTIANFYEVNYVGDSGSAHSLYDIVVLATPLHQGLSDISFSGFSPSLPSHFPGAYHQIVTTLVLGRLNVSYLDARRNPSEFFVSDILMTENENLGIASLNFLDPVHITPGYSRPPASQPAVWKVYSTEPLTEEQLRMLFVSRERVVEKSWLACPSYRAPERQAPSFILHHNLYYLNPIEWAASSMEMSALSARNAALLASHRWHGDTSKVDQEDLHARLRGEL; encoded by the exons ATGTCTATGAGAACCCTAGCGTTCAAGGCTCTTCTGTTCCTTGTGCTTTGTCAGGCTGGACAGCAGGGTCTAGCCTCTGCCTCTGAGCAACGAGAACCTCCAAAGAAAATTG CCATCGTCGGAGCTGGGATTGGAGGAACATCAGCAGCTTATTTTCTCAGGCAGGAGTTTGGACCCAGCGTCAAGATCGATGTGTACGAAGCAGGCACTGTCGGAGGACGTCTCGCTACGGAGAACATTGACGGACATGATTATGAAACGGGAGGCTCCCTGATACACCCGCTTAATTTGCATATGAAGCACTTTGTGGATAGACTAG GTCTGTCATTTCGTGCTGGAGTCCCTTCAAAAATGGCCATCTTTGACGGGAAGGGTCTGATGTTCGAGGAGAGCGATTGGTTCATCGTGAACTTCCTGCGCATGCTGTGGCACTACGGCTTCAACTCACTTCGCATGCACATGTGGGTGGAGGGGATTCTGGACAAGGTCATGAG GATTTATCAGTACCAGCAGTTCGGCTACTCGTTCTCGAGCGTTGAGCGACTGCTGCATGCCATGGGCGGCGACGAGGTTCTCGCTCTGCTCAACCAGACGCTGGAAGAGGCCATGCTGGCTCAGGGCTTCTCTCAGGCCTTCATCAATGAAATCGTCACCCCGATATCACGTGCTAGTTACCACCAGAGCGTTCGCCTGCACGCCTTTGTTG GTTCCGTGGCCCTGTCGTGCGCTGACTCGGGCCTCTGGGCTGTGGATGGAGGTAATAAGAGAGTCTGCTCTGGGCTTCTGTATCACAGCAAAGCCGAACTCATTCCAGCACGTGTGACCAACATCGCTATCAAAACGAGGCCCTCTAAAAGCG GCACCATCGCAAACTTTTATGAAGTGAACTACGTTGGTGATTCTGGCTCCGCCCACTCCCTTTACGACATTGTGGTTTTGGCCACGCCCCTCCACCAGGGTTTGTCTGATATCAGTTTCTCAGGCTTCTCTCCTTCCCTGCCTTCACACTTTCCCGGGGCCTACCACCAGATAGTGACTACGCTAGTGCTCGGGCGTCTCAACGTCTCCTACCTGGACGCCAGACGGAATCCGAGCGAGTTTTTCGTCTCTGACATTTTAATGACGGAAAATGAGAATCTGGGCATCGCCAGCTTGAACTTCCTGGACCCTGTCCACATCACGCCAGGCTACTCACGCCCTCCGGCCAGCCAGCCAGCAGTGTGGAAGGTTTATTCTACCGAGCCCCTGACGGAGGAGCAGCTGAGGATGCTGTTCGTCTCACGAGAGCGTGTCGTGGAGAAGAGCTGGCTGGCGTGTCCTTCATACAGAGCGCCAGAGCGTCAAGCTCCAAGCTTCATCCTCCACCACAACCTCTAttacctcaaccccattgagtgGGCAGCGTCGTCGATGGAGATGAGCGCCCTCTCAGCGCGAAACGCAGCGCTGCTCGCCAGCCATCGCTGGCACGGAGACACGTCGAAGGTGGATCAGGAGGATCTGCACGCTCGCCTCCGGGGGGAGCTGTAG